From one Salvelinus alpinus chromosome 14, SLU_Salpinus.1, whole genome shotgun sequence genomic stretch:
- the LOC139538963 gene encoding heterogeneous nuclear ribonucleoprotein A3-like isoform X2, which translates to MEGHEAREPEQLRKLFIGGLSFETTEESLRIHFEQWGNLTDSVVMRDPNNKRSRGFGFVTYSCVEEVDACMAARPHKVDGRVVEPKRAVSREDSNRPGAHLRVKKIFVGGIKEDTEEDHIREYFETYGRIETIDIMEERATGKKRGFCFVSFDDNDTVDKIVAQKYHTINTHNCEVRKALSKQEMMEASNQRSRDGGSGNFMGRGGNFGRGGYGGGRGGDGYGGDGGNYSGGPGYGGGRGGGGYGGGGPGYGNQGGGYDNYNDQGGNLGGNFGGGGGGGGGNYNDFGNYRGQQSSYGPMKGNNFGGRNTASPYGGGYGSGSGSGGGYGSQRY; encoded by the exons ATGGAG GGTCATGAAGCTAGGGAGCCTGAACAGCTCAGGAAGCTGTTCATTGGGGGCCTCAGTTTTGAAACCACTGAGGAAAGTTTAAGGATCCATTTTGAACAATGGGGAAATCTCACAGACAGTGTG GTGATGCGGGACCCAAACAACAAGCGCTCTAGAGGGTTCGGCTTTGTAACATACTCCTGTGTGGAGGAGGTGGATGCCTGCATGGCAGCTCGCCCTCATAAGGTGGACGGGCGTGTTGTCGAACCTAAGAGGGCTGTGTCGAGAGAG GACTCCAACAGACCAGGTGCCCATCTGAGGGTGAAGAAGATCTTTGTTGGGGGTATCAAGGAGGACACCGAGGAGGACCATATCAGAGAGTACTTTGAGACCTACGGGAGGATCGAGACCATTGACATTATGGAGGAACGCGCAACTGGGAAGAAGAGGGGATTCTGCTTCGTTTCATTTGATGACAATGACACTGTGGATAAAATTGTTG CTCAAAAATACcacacaataaacacacacaactgCGAAGTTAGAAAAGCACTTTCAAAACAGGAAATGATGGAAGCGTCCAATCAGAGGA GTAGGGATGGTGGCTCTGGGAACTTCATGGGTAGAGGCGGCAACTTTGGACGAG GAGGCTacggtggaggaagaggaggggatggatATGGGGGAGATG GTGGGAACTATAGTGGAGGTCCTGGCTACGGAGGTGGACGTGGTGGGGGGGGTTATGGGGGAGGAGGTCCTGGGTATGGAAACCAGGGAGGAGGATATGATAACTACAATGACCAGGGAGGCAACTTGGGAG GAAActttggtggtggaggaggaggaggtggtggaaatTACAATGACTTTGGTAACTACAGAGGACAGCAATCCAGCTATGGCCCCATGAAGGGAAACAACTTTGGTGGCAGAAACACTGCTAGCCCCTATGGAG GTGGCTATGGCTCAGGCAGTGGAAGTGGGGGTGGCTACGGCTCACAGCGCTATTGA
- the LOC139538963 gene encoding heterogeneous nuclear ribonucleoprotein A3-like isoform X1: MAKIKSEFHTEGHEAREPEQLRKLFIGGLSFETTEESLRIHFEQWGNLTDSVVMRDPNNKRSRGFGFVTYSCVEEVDACMAARPHKVDGRVVEPKRAVSREDSNRPGAHLRVKKIFVGGIKEDTEEDHIREYFETYGRIETIDIMEERATGKKRGFCFVSFDDNDTVDKIVAQKYHTINTHNCEVRKALSKQEMMEASNQRSRDGGSGNFMGRGGNFGRGGYGGGRGGDGYGGDGGNYSGGPGYGGGRGGGGYGGGGPGYGNQGGGYDNYNDQGGNLGGNFGGGGGGGGGNYNDFGNYRGQQSSYGPMKGNNFGGRNTASPYGGGYGSGSGSGGGYGSQRY, translated from the exons ATGGCGAAAATAAAGTCTGAGTTTCACACAGAG GGTCATGAAGCTAGGGAGCCTGAACAGCTCAGGAAGCTGTTCATTGGGGGCCTCAGTTTTGAAACCACTGAGGAAAGTTTAAGGATCCATTTTGAACAATGGGGAAATCTCACAGACAGTGTG GTGATGCGGGACCCAAACAACAAGCGCTCTAGAGGGTTCGGCTTTGTAACATACTCCTGTGTGGAGGAGGTGGATGCCTGCATGGCAGCTCGCCCTCATAAGGTGGACGGGCGTGTTGTCGAACCTAAGAGGGCTGTGTCGAGAGAG GACTCCAACAGACCAGGTGCCCATCTGAGGGTGAAGAAGATCTTTGTTGGGGGTATCAAGGAGGACACCGAGGAGGACCATATCAGAGAGTACTTTGAGACCTACGGGAGGATCGAGACCATTGACATTATGGAGGAACGCGCAACTGGGAAGAAGAGGGGATTCTGCTTCGTTTCATTTGATGACAATGACACTGTGGATAAAATTGTTG CTCAAAAATACcacacaataaacacacacaactgCGAAGTTAGAAAAGCACTTTCAAAACAGGAAATGATGGAAGCGTCCAATCAGAGGA GTAGGGATGGTGGCTCTGGGAACTTCATGGGTAGAGGCGGCAACTTTGGACGAG GAGGCTacggtggaggaagaggaggggatggatATGGGGGAGATG GTGGGAACTATAGTGGAGGTCCTGGCTACGGAGGTGGACGTGGTGGGGGGGGTTATGGGGGAGGAGGTCCTGGGTATGGAAACCAGGGAGGAGGATATGATAACTACAATGACCAGGGAGGCAACTTGGGAG GAAActttggtggtggaggaggaggaggtggtggaaatTACAATGACTTTGGTAACTACAGAGGACAGCAATCCAGCTATGGCCCCATGAAGGGAAACAACTTTGGTGGCAGAAACACTGCTAGCCCCTATGGAG GTGGCTATGGCTCAGGCAGTGGAAGTGGGGGTGGCTACGGCTCACAGCGCTATTGA